The region TCCGCCGGATAATGACGAGAGCAATTTTAAGATGACAAACGTTGCTCTTCTATCTCACATCAATATTCCTGATGCAAATGTCTATAGAGTCTTAGGTGAAGACCCTCCAACAAATGAGGCGCTCAGGTATTCAAAAGTTATCGAAGAGAATGTGGCCAAAGGTGATAGCGGTTTTCCAGAGTTTGACTGGATATTCCTTGGGATGGGAGATGACGGACACACGGCTTCTTTGTTTCCTGGTGCGTCAAACCTAGATGTTATGGACAAAATCTGCGTAGTTGCCGAGCACCCTCAAACAGGACAAAAAAGAGTGAGTATTACTTTCCCAGTCATAAACAACGCAAAAAGGGTTTCATTTCTTGTAGCGGGCGCAGCTAAAGAGCCTGTGTTCAAAGAAATATTAGAGAAAGGCTCCGATCACAAACTTCCCTACCCGGCATCAATGGTTGCACCAGAGAACGGCATACTAGAGTGGTATCTCGATAAAGCCGCCGCTCCTGAGCTTTAATGATCTAATCATTCCAATTGAGAACCAAACTATACTATTTACTAATTTCATAGTAAATTTCTAGTCACAAATATTACTTACAGGAACTCTAATGCCTGAATACTATGAAATCTTAATACTATTTGGAGTCGGAGTTTTGGCCGGTCTAATCAATATCATGGCTGGGGGCGGCTCCAGCTTTACTTTACCTGCTCTCATATTTTTGGGCCTAGACTCTCCCACAGCAAACGGCACAAATCGTGTTGGAATTCTTATACAGAGCATCTTTGCAACTATTTCATTTCGAAATGAGAACATAACTGGCCTTAGGTTAAGCCTGAGGTTAGGGGCACTTACTATACCCGGGGCTATTCTAGGTGCGCTGTTGGCCGTTAGGGTGAGCGATCGGTTGTTTGAGATTGTTTTAGGGATAATAATGATAGGGATAGTCATAACTATGCTCATACCGCAGAGTAAGAATATAGTTACGACACCGGAGGGAAAAAAGAGTTGGCTCATATATCCGATTATGTTCGGCGTTGGGTTTTATGGGGGATTTTTGCAAGTCGGGGTTGGGTTTCTAATTATGGCGGGACTTTATCATCTCATGAAGATGAACCTTGTATATGTAAATATGCACAAAGCTTTTATAAACCTCATTTTCACAATACCGGCCTTGGCAATTTTCATGTGGACTAATAAT is a window of Thermodesulfobacteriota bacterium DNA encoding:
- a CDS encoding sulfite exporter TauE/SafE family protein, which translates into the protein MPEYYEILILFGVGVLAGLINIMAGGGSSFTLPALIFLGLDSPTANGTNRVGILIQSIFATISFRNENITGLRLSLRLGALTIPGAILGALLAVRVSDRLFEIVLGIIMIGIVITMLIPQSKNIVTTPEGKKSWLIYPIMFGVGFYGGFLQVGVGFLIMAGLYHLMKMNLVYVNMHKAFINLIFTIPALAIFMWTNNVDWVLGLVLAVGNALGGWWSAKISVRGGEKVIRYVMVVAIIIIALKLFGLF
- the pgl gene encoding 6-phosphogluconolactonase, with amino-acid sequence MEKKYYVFQDSAELASQLAQDFKQAVDKKAAAGESLTVALSGGHTPKAFFEILALPPYNEGVSWENVMFFWGDERCVPPDNDESNFKMTNVALLSHINIPDANVYRVLGEDPPTNEALRYSKVIEENVAKGDSGFPEFDWIFLGMGDDGHTASLFPGASNLDVMDKICVVAEHPQTGQKRVSITFPVINNAKRVSFLVAGAAKEPVFKEILEKGSDHKLPYPASMVAPENGILEWYLDKAAAPEL